Genomic segment of Paenibacillus sp. FSL R5-0623:
TGAAATAAAACCTTAATCATACGTAATAACAGGAGGAAACTAAAATGACGAATTCCAATTTTCCAAAAGATTTTTTGTGGGGCGGTGCACTATCTGCCTGTCAGGCCGAGGGAGCTTATAATGTAGATGGCAAGAGCCTGACCATTCCAGAAGTGATGAAGTTCAACGAGAAGAACGATCGCAAGGTGACCAAGCAGATCAGAGTGAATTGGGAGATGATTGAAGAGGCCAGGAATGACCCGGATACGATTAAATATCCGAAGCGTCGGGGTATCGATTTTTATCATAACTTCCGTGAGGTTATCACCTTGTTTGCCGAGATGGGCTTCAAAGTATTTCGTTATTCCATTTCATGGGCCAGAGTATTTCCGGGTGGCGACGATGCCGCTCCGAACGAAAAGGCACTAGAGTTCTATGATCAGGTGATTGATGAATGTCTTAAACATGGAATGGAGCCCCTGATCACCATCAGCCACTTTGATACACCAATTGTACTGATGGACAAGTTCGGAGGATGGTATAACCGCAAGCTGATCGATCTGTATGTGAACTATTGTGATGTGCTGTTTAATCGCTACAAGGGCAAAGTGAAATATTGGGTGACGTTCAACGAGATCAACATGAGCGTGAAAGCATCGGCCAAGACGCTGGGCATCATTGATTATGATGCTCCAAATTATGAGGAAATGTTGTTCCAGGGATTGCATCATCAATTTGTAGCTGCGTCCAGAGCAACCAAGATGGCTCATGAGATCGATGCGAATAACCAGATCGGAAGTATGGTCGCGTATTTCACAACGTATCCTTACACTTGCAAGCCGGAGGATGCGCTTCAGATGCAACAGGATGATCAGATGAAAAATCAGTTCTATCTCGATGTGCTCAATAAAGGCGAGTACCCTTACTATAGTAAAACGTATTTCAAAAACAAGGAGATCCAGCTGAACATCGAGGATGGCGATCTGGATAGCATTCGCGCACATACAGCTGATTTCGTGGGGATGTCGTATTACAACTCGATGATTTCCAGCAGTGATACAGAGCAGCTCGAACTAACGGCAGGCAATGTACACAGTGTATATAAAAACCCGCATCTGCCCGCTAACGAGTGGGGTTGGCAGATTGATCCGATTGGCCTGCGTTATACGCTTAATCTCGTCTATGATCGGTATCAAAAGCCTGTCTTCATTCTGGAGAACAGCTCAGGCTTCTACGATAAGCTGAATGAAGATGGAACGATCAACGATCCCTACCGAATTGATTTCCTGAGCAAACATATCGAACAGATGGGACTCGCCATTGCGGATGGGGTCGAAGTGTTGGGTTACACGATGTGGGGGCCCATCGACATGATCAGTTCAGGGACTTCCGAGATGAGCAAACGGTACGGATTTATCTACGTCGATCAGGACGACTATGGCAATGGTACGCTGAAAAGATATCGTAAGGATTCGTTCTTCTGGTATCAGAATGTGATCCGTACCAACGGAGCAGAACTGTAACGCACCATGAACATTTTGGGTCGCATCAAAAAAATACCCGGCGGCTTGCTGATTGTTCCTATGCTGGCCGCCGCGGTCATCAACACGGTGTTTCCATCGTTTTTTCAGATCGGAGATCCAACAACAGCGCTGTTCACATCAAAAGGTACCATGGTGCTGATCGGTATGATATTACTGATATCAGGA
This window contains:
- a CDS encoding family 1 glycosylhydrolase translates to MTNSNFPKDFLWGGALSACQAEGAYNVDGKSLTIPEVMKFNEKNDRKVTKQIRVNWEMIEEARNDPDTIKYPKRRGIDFYHNFREVITLFAEMGFKVFRYSISWARVFPGGDDAAPNEKALEFYDQVIDECLKHGMEPLITISHFDTPIVLMDKFGGWYNRKLIDLYVNYCDVLFNRYKGKVKYWVTFNEINMSVKASAKTLGIIDYDAPNYEEMLFQGLHHQFVAASRATKMAHEIDANNQIGSMVAYFTTYPYTCKPEDALQMQQDDQMKNQFYLDVLNKGEYPYYSKTYFKNKEIQLNIEDGDLDSIRAHTADFVGMSYYNSMISSSDTEQLELTAGNVHSVYKNPHLPANEWGWQIDPIGLRYTLNLVYDRYQKPVFILENSSGFYDKLNEDGTINDPYRIDFLSKHIEQMGLAIADGVEVLGYTMWGPIDMISSGTSEMSKRYGFIYVDQDDYGNGTLKRYRKDSFFWYQNVIRTNGAEL